GAACTGCGACTCAGACCCACGCGTTCCACGGCTTCCTGAACCGTGCGAACCTCTCCCTTCGCCAGCAACTGTTTGGCTTCCACTGTTTTCTGTATCGCTTCCGGTAACAGCTCTCCCTTGACCAAATAATAGGCGTCTGCTTCAAATCCCATGCGACGTCCTCCTGTAGTAGACAAATGTTTGTTTACTTTGGACATTATAAGAGGTGGAAGCGTTGTCAGGCAAGTATTTTTTTGAACCGTGAGAAAAAATGCCGATCCATCCGGACTGTGATACCATAAAATTCGTCATCATTTCCAAAGGAGGGAGAGAGCATGATTTCCGTGTTGTTCGTCTGTTTGGGCAACATTTGCCGCTCACCAATGGCGGAAGCGGTCTTCCGACACATGGTGAAAGAAGAGGGTTTGGAAGACCGAATCCGTGTTGATTCGGCGGGCACCGGTGACTGGCATACGGGCGAACCCCCTCACCATGGTACACGCCGCATTCTCAAACAATACGGCATCGCTCACGAAGGAATTCGCGCCCGTAAGGTGAAAAAACAGGATTTGGAAGACTTTGACTACATCATCGCCATGGACGACAGCAACTTATCCCACCTGCGACGTTTGGCAGACCGGAATCACCAACACCTCTATCGGTTGACCGATTTCATTCCGGAAACAACCTATACGGAAGTACCGGACCCCTACTACACGGGAAACTTCGAAGAAGTATACGAGCTGGTGTCCGCCGGTTGCCGCGGTCTCCTGGAACGGATCAAAGAGGAACAAGGGTGGAAGTGATCTTTCACCACCCTTTAAGCCAGAGTGCATCGGTCAATTTAGATCCGAGCAAAAGGCGCACCCGGACAGAATGGATCTGCCAGATGCGCCTTTGTGGCTCAAAAAAGGGCGGCTCCATTCTTGCAATCGACCTCAATCCCCTCTTATGCCTTGGAGGGGATATCATGTTGCCGAAATGTCCCCACATTAACACAACAACCGGCGCCACGGCAGCCGGTTGTTTTCTGTTGACACATTTACTTTTTTTCCAATACCGTGACGGCAATATCGTCAGCCCCAAGTCCGTTGGTGTTGACACGTACAGACACATCCAGGTTTGCAAATCGTCAACATAAAACAAAAAACCGACAATCCCATCGGACTGCCGGTTTTCAGTCTTGATACCTCATACCAACATGCCGGCCATGGCCGCACTCAACAGCGAACCCATCATACCGGCGATCATGGCGCGCAAACCGAAACTGGCCACATCGCTCCGACGGTTGGGAGCGAGCGAACCAATCACCCCGATCTGAATCGCAATGGAGGAAAGGTTGGCAAATCCGCACAAGGCAAACGTGACGATTGCCACCGTTTTTTCCGACAGATTAGGAATTTGTGGACCAAATGCAGTATAAGCCACGAACTCGTTGAGAATCAGCTTTTGCCCGATATAACCGCCGGCCTGAATCGCTTCCGACCATGGAACGCCCACCACAAACGCAATGGGAGCAAAGAGATAGCCCAATACTTTTTGCATCGACAGTCCGGGTACCCCCACCCAATTGCCGATACCACCCAATATCCCATTGATCAATGCGATCAACCCGATAAACGCCAACAACAATGCGCCAACGTTCAGTGCCAGTTTCAATCCGTCAATCGCACCCCGGGCTGCGGCATCGATTACGTTGACCGATTCAGTGTCTTTGGCCATGCGAATATCTTCATCGGCCAGCGGGGTTTCTGTTTCCGGCATCACGATTTTGGCCATGACCAAGCCGGCGGGTGCCGCCATAATACTGGCCGCGAGCAAATAATGGAGCGGCACTCCTAACAGAGAATAACCCACCAGAACCGAACCGGCAACCGAAGTAAATCCACCAGTCATCACCGCAAACAGTTCAGAAGAGGTAAGCCGAGTCAGATAAGGGCGGATCAGGATCGGTGACTCTGATTGTCCGAGAAAAACGGTCGCCACCGCGGTCAATGACTCCACCTTACTCGTGCCCATCAACCAGGAGATGGTACCGCCCAATATTTGAATGATCCATTGCATGATGCCGAGATAATACAGCACCCCGATCAGGGAAGCGAAAAATATGATCACCGGCAGTACCTGAAGGGCAAACACCGGAGCCTGATGACCTTCCAACAATGGACCGAACAGAAATCGGATGCCTTGATCCGCATATCCGATCCCTTTCTCCACCTGTGAGCTGAACCATTGCAAGACGGCACGCCCCATCGGCCATTTCAACACGAAAAAGGCAAAAGAAAACTGTATTGCTAAACCGACAAGAATGGGGCGCAGACGGATCGCTTTCCTGTCGGTGGACATCAGGAAAGCGATCCCCAGCACCACCAGCATGCCGGCGATTCCCCACAATATATTCACACCAAAACTCCTTCCCATCATTGTCAATCCGTTAATTCGAATTCCATGTCCCCGATCCGGATCGTATCCCCTTCTTTCGCCCCTTTTTCACGCAGGGCATCTTCTACGCCCATTTCCTTCATGATTCGCGCAAAACGGCGAACGCTATCATGATACTGGAAATTGGTCCGTTTCAAGAGACGTTCCACCCGTTCGCCCTGGACGACAAACACATCGTTTTCACGGCGAATTGTGAAAGGCTCTTCCGGCGGTTTA
Above is a window of Polycladomyces subterraneus DNA encoding:
- a CDS encoding NupC/NupG family nucleoside CNT transporter, translating into MNILWGIAGMLVVLGIAFLMSTDRKAIRLRPILVGLAIQFSFAFFVLKWPMGRAVLQWFSSQVEKGIGYADQGIRFLFGPLLEGHQAPVFALQVLPVIIFFASLIGVLYYLGIMQWIIQILGGTISWLMGTSKVESLTAVATVFLGQSESPILIRPYLTRLTSSELFAVMTGGFTSVAGSVLVGYSLLGVPLHYLLAASIMAAPAGLVMAKIVMPETETPLADEDIRMAKDTESVNVIDAAARGAIDGLKLALNVGALLLAFIGLIALINGILGGIGNWVGVPGLSMQKVLGYLFAPIAFVVGVPWSEAIQAGGYIGQKLILNEFVAYTAFGPQIPNLSEKTVAIVTFALCGFANLSSIAIQIGVIGSLAPNRRSDVASFGLRAMIAGMMGSLLSAAMAGMLV
- a CDS encoding low molecular weight protein-tyrosine-phosphatase, with amino-acid sequence MISVLFVCLGNICRSPMAEAVFRHMVKEEGLEDRIRVDSAGTGDWHTGEPPHHGTRRILKQYGIAHEGIRARKVKKQDLEDFDYIIAMDDSNLSHLRRLADRNHQHLYRLTDFIPETTYTEVPDPYYTGNFEEVYELVSAGCRGLLERIKEEQGWK